Sequence from the Pirellulales bacterium genome:
CAGCCTTGGCAGTGTTTCTGGTTCTCATGCCGGGGGCTCGGTCATTCGCCCCGGCGACGTGCAGCGGATGACCGCCGGCACGGGCATTCGCCATAGCGAATTCAACCCGTTGCCGCAGGAGTCAGTACACTTGTTGCAAATTTGGATTTTGCCCCAGCGGGCCGGCCTGGCGCCCAGCTACGAGCAGAAAACGGTGGCGGCGGCGGACAGAACGAACCGGCTGCGGTTGATTGTTTCGCCCGATGGGCGCGATGGCTCGGTGACCATTCACCAACAGGCCGATGTATATGCGACGCTATTAGAACCGGGCAAAAAGGTCACGCACGAGTTATCGGCCGGCCGCATCGCGTGGCTGCAATTGATTCGCGGCGACATCACGCTCAACGGCAATTCTTTGAAGCCCGGCGACGGCGCGGCAATCGAACACGAAACTCGCTTGGAAATCGCGGCACATTCCGCCGCCGAGCTGCTGCTGTTCGATATGAACTCAGATTAAATAACTCCCTCTCCCCTTATGGGAGAGGGCCGGGGGTGAGGGGTAAGAGATTCGATGAATTAACGTTGTCCTACTTGCGCTTGCGCAATTTGTTGCACGACATCCAAGAGAAACAAATCCTCGCCGAAGCTACCCAACAGCGACAAGCCCAGCGGCAACTCGACGCCGCCCACCGTCACGCTCGACAGCGGCAACGACACCTGCGGCAGACGGCCGATGCCAGCAATGGACGTCAGCGACAATGCCCGCTTGTAGTAGTCGCCGACGCGCTGGTCCAACCCCAGGCTTCCTTTCAGGGGCGCCGGAGCGGGCGTCGTGGGAATGCACAGCAGATCGGCGGGCCCCAGGAACTTTCGCAATGCCCGATAATACTTTTCGCGCCGCACCATGGCGGGCAACACCCGGCGGCGATCGAGGGTTTTAATCATTTCGAAATTGTTGGTCGTGACCGGCCCGAACGTCGGCTTGCTCTCGGCAATCCACGGCCCCAGCGAGTTTTCAATCTCCGACCATTGGATCACACAGTAGGTTTCGAACCAAGAGTCAAAATTCGCCGGCGCAGGCTCATCGCCGCCGAGAATTTCCACAAGAGACGTTTCATGCAGCGCCGAGCCAAATTGTTTCCGCAAGTTTTCAATCGCCGTTTGATGCGCCTGTGAAACGGCCGGCTCGGCCAGCGCGAAGGCTTCTTTTAACACGTGAATATATGCGGGCTTGGCGAGTCTTTCAGTTCCTGCCGCCGCCCGCGGATTGGCCCCCAACAATACGCCAGCGGCGCGAGCCAACAACTTGGCACTGCCAGCGTGAAGTCCGACAGTGTCGAACGTGGGAGCAAACGGCATAACGCCGGCCACGGAAATAAAACCGTGCGAGGGCCGCAACCCCCAAATGCCGCAATTGCTGGCCGGAAAGCGAACCGAACCGCCGGTATCGGTGCCGAGGGCAAAATCGGCCAATCC
This genomic interval carries:
- a CDS encoding pirin family protein, giving the protein MITLRKAADRGTTQIDWLDSRHSFSFGDYYDPRHMGFGPLRVINEDFVQPGQGFGMHPHRDMEIITYIVSGALEHKDSLGSVSGSHAGGSVIRPGDVQRMTAGTGIRHSEFNPLPQESVHLLQIWILPQRAGLAPSYEQKTVAAADRTNRLRLIVSPDGRDGSVTIHQQADVYATLLEPGKKVTHELSAGRIAWLQLIRGDITLNGNSLKPGDGAAIEHETRLEIAAHSAAELLLFDMNSD
- a CDS encoding amidase, whose product is MGITIEQSGAFIETCELPPTGDGLLAGLRFAVKDLIDIAGRKTGCGNPSWRDTHPPARSHAVCVEQLLAAGGRCIGKTVSDEVAFSLIGENHFYGTPLNPRAPNRVPGGSSSGSASAVACGLADFALGTDTGGSVRFPASNCGIWGLRPSHGFISVAGVMPFAPTFDTVGLHAGSAKLLARAAGVLLGANPRAAAGTERLAKPAYIHVLKEAFALAEPAVSQAHQTAIENLRKQFGSALHETSLVEILGGDEPAPANFDSWFETYCVIQWSEIENSLGPWIAESKPTFGPVTTNNFEMIKTLDRRRVLPAMVRREKYYRALRKFLGPADLLCIPTTPAPAPLKGSLGLDQRVGDYYKRALSLTSIAGIGRLPQVSLPLSSVTVGGVELPLGLSLLGSFGEDLFLLDVVQQIAQAQVGQR